The Montipora capricornis isolate CH-2021 chromosome 6, ASM3666992v2, whole genome shotgun sequence genome has a window encoding:
- the LOC138054111 gene encoding uncharacterized protein yields MTLISDNGPPFNSEDFKAFSVEWDFHHVTSSPYHAKSNGRAENAVKTCRSLLIKAPADKREPLLALLEWRNTPSEGMNASPVQLLYGRRTRTRLPVTKSLLVPQVISDVPEKIKFRKQKQKCYYDRHSHSLPTLRDGDAVRMRLPGENEWSLGRVIGEEGPRSFRVDVNGKHYRRNQRCLRATPKEVEPTVAIQDLTEPGSEPEETISANLSLSTMPVSVDVPESSTASRPVRERRSPLTLCFRRILYFEQIFTKILYFRD; encoded by the coding sequence ATGACCTTAATTAGTGACAATGGACCCCCATTTAACAGTGAAGATTTCAAGGCTTTCAGTGTAGAATGGGATTTTCATCATGTCACTTCTAGTCCTTATCACGCAAAAAGTAATGGCCGTGCAGAAAATGCTGTCAAGACCTGTAGATCTTTGCTGATAAAGGCCCCTGCTGACAAACGTGAACCCTTGCTGGCATTACTTGAATGGCGCAACACTCCATCTGAAGGCATGAATGCGTCTCCCGTTCAGCTACTGTACGGTCGACGAACACGCACCCGTCTTCCAGTTACCAAGTCGTTGCTAGTCCCACAGGTGATCTCGGATGTCCCAGAAAAGATCAAGTTTAGGAAGCAAAAACAGAAGTGTTATTATGACCGGCACTCCCATTCACTGCCTACATTGCGTGACGGCGATGCTGTAAGAATGCGTTTACCTGGTGAAAATGAATGGTCGCTTGGGCGTGTCATTGGAGAAGAGGGCCCTCGTTCCTTTCGGGTGGATGTGAATGGAAAGCATTACCGCCGCAACCAAAGATGCCTCAGAGCAACCCCTAAAGAAGTAGAGCCCACAGTTGCAATCCAAGACCTTACAGAGCCCGGTTCTGAACCTGAAGAAAcgatctcagccaatttgtcaCTGTCCACAATGCCTGTATCAGTGGACGTTCCTGAATCAAGTACAGCAAGTCGTCCAGTGCGTGAGCGTCGGTCTCCACTAACACTTTGCTTTAGAAGGATCCTTTACTTTGAACAGATCTTTACAAAGATCCTTTACTTTAGAGATTAA
- the LOC138054112 gene encoding uncharacterized protein encodes MYIDDLKVFASSEPKLNRVLKSTSAAMEDIGLTWNPKKCNVIHVRKGAQVHDAAGVRLGHEGVVESLDASSTYKFLGVRETVMQDEKLALECAAKVYLQRLSLIWSSPLSDSNRVTASNQFALPVLSYLMWTQHWPITELRVIDREARKIICENGGKHPLSSTAMLYLPRDKGGRGLRAIEQEYKLTKIKSAIKLYENTDPTMRLVQKFEERASEKGFTSLVKEACKYAEELDTGLTLNYPKPSCSPRQAPDTEILGKKVKGYLRRTVTEKLQEEIESEQWHGRFLCARWHDKDLSMDECFAWLREWPSAPTHTITGVLELYEQLTPTRVYTKIKTGTSQGEITCRLCGGAAETLAHVLAGCPALAQSKYLERHNTALKVLFFEVCKDLQLVDSVPPWYSLVGPKPVYESPEAQAYWDVPVYAEQSYVKANRVDVRFVDHRRKRVWAVEMSCPWLDNRGKKERRRRKSMLHCAGS; translated from the coding sequence ATGTATATTGATGATCTGAAAGTTTTTGCGTCCTCTGAACCTAAGCTCAACAGAGTTTTAAAATCTACCAGTGCCGCCATGGAGGACATTGGACTAACATGGAATCCTAAGAAGTGCAATGTGATTCATGTGAGGAAAGGGGCTCAAGTGCATGATGCAGCAGGTGTGAGGTTAGGTCACGAGGGGGTCGTGGAAAGCTTGGACGCGAGTTCTACTTACAAGTTTCTAGGGGTGAGAGAGACTGTGATGCAGGATGAGAAGCTGGCATTGGAATGTGCGGCAAAGGTGTACCTGCAAAGGTTGTCATTAATTTGGAGTAGCCCCCTGTCTGATTCCAACCGTGTGACTGCAAGTAACCAGTTTGCTCTTCCAGTCCTCTCCTATTTGATGTGGACTCAGCATTGGCCTATTACAGAGCTTAGAGTGATCGACAGAGAGGCGAGAAAGATAATATGTGAGAACGGAGGGAAGCATCCGCTAAGTTCGACGGCTATGTTGTATCTACCCAGGGACAAGGGTGGGCGTGGCCTACGCGCAATTGAGCAAGAATACAAGCtaacaaaaatcaaatctgCAATTAAGCTGTATGAGAATACAGATCCTACCATGAGGTTAGTTCAGAAGTTTGAAGAGAGGGCGAGTGAGAAGGGATTCACTTCGTTGGTTAAGGAGGCATGCAAGTACGCGGAGGAGCTGGACACGGGTTTGACTTTGAACTATCCGAAACCGTCATGCAGCCCGCGCCAAGCTCCGGATACAGAAATTCTAGGGAAGAAAGTTAAGGGTTATTTGAGGAGGACTGTGACGGAGAAGTTACAGGAAGAGATCGAGAGCGAGCAGTGGCATGGTCGCTTTCTGTGTGCACGGTGGCACGACAAAGATCTGAGCATGGATGAGTGTTTTGCTTGGCTACGGGAGTGGCCCTCAGCACCCACCCACACGATTACCGGGGTACTGGAGCTTTACGAACAGCTCACCCCTACTAGAGTGTATACAAAGATCAAAACAGGAACTTCACAAGGAGAGATCACGTGTAGGTTGTGCGGAGGCGCTGCAGAAACTCTTGCGCATGTTCTTGCAGGATGTCCTGCTTTAGCACAGTCCAAGTACTTGGAGCGACACAACACTGCACTTAAGGTGTTGTTCTTTGAGGTGTGTAAAGACCTGCAGCTAGTGGACTCAGTACCACCATGGTACTCGTTAGTGGGACCCAAACCAGTGTACGAATCTCCGGAAGCTCAAGCTTACTGGGATGTACCAGTGTATGCCGAACAAAGCTATGTCAAGGCCAACAGAGTGGACGTCAGATTTGTGGATCACAGGAGGAAACGAGTCTGGGCAGTTgaaatgagttgcccctggttagacaaccgtgggaaaaaggagaggagaagacggaaaagtatgcTCCACTGCGCTgggagttaa